The Cygnus atratus isolate AKBS03 ecotype Queensland, Australia chromosome 25, CAtr_DNAZoo_HiC_assembly, whole genome shotgun sequence DNA segment CCCCCAGGAGCCCTCGCTGTACACGGTGAAGGCGCTGCTCATCCTCGACAGCCGCGGGCAGCGGCTCCTGGCCAAGGTGAAGCTCGGCCCCGGCCTCGCTGCCGTGGTTTCCCCGCTCCAGGGGGGTCGGGGTGCTGGATCTGGCCACAGTgctgaccccccccccgcctcccagTACTACGACAGCAGCTTCCCCACGGCGCAGGAGCAGGCGGCCTTCGAGAGCAGCATCTTCAGCAAGACCTGCGGGGCAGGCGGTGAGCACGGGGGGAGCCTctgcggcgggggggggctgcaaaAGGTTTGGTGTGCTCAGGGACATCCCGAGGGGACACCATCCTGCGTCCCCGCAGGTGAGATCGCCTGCCTGGAGGGACTCACCGTGGTCTACAGGAGCAGCAGCGACCTCCTCTTCTACGTGGTGGGGGGCCCCCAGGAGAACGAGGtacgaggggctgggggggccggaCCCGCGGGGCCTCGCTGACGCCACTCTCCCGCAGCTGATGCTGTCGGCCGTGCTTGGCTGCCTCTGCGACGCCCTCGGCCTCGTGCTGCGGTGagtgccccccaccccaagggGACCCCGAGGCAATGGGGGGGGCAGCTCACCCTGGGTGGCGCCGTGGGCTGGGACCCAGCGAGGGGACACGCGTGGGACACCTCCCGGGGGCTCGCCCGCAGGAAGGACTTGGAGAAGCGCTGGCTGCTGGAGAACCTGGACGGGGCCTTCCTGGTGGTGGACGAGATCGTGGACAGGGGGTGAGGCcggggggcagcctgggccccgtgggtgctggcagtggggcagccccaggaccAAAcgcggggcagccccagcagatgTGGGTGCCCAGCTCGCCACGTTGCAGCAGCGCCGTCCCCAGGCCTTCATCCAGGCACCATAAAACGCCCGGCATggggagggaaactgaggcagggcagTGGCAACGGGGGCGCAGCCGGGGTTGGGGCCAGAGCCATGCCGGGAGCACTGGAGCTGCCCAGGCCCCACGGGACAGTGCCGGACCCGCTGCCCGCAGGGTGATCCTGGAGAGCGACCCGCAGCGCGTGCTGCAGCGCCTGGGCCCACGGGTGAGTGCCGGCCCCCATGCTgccacccaccccccccggtctcctccccgccccccccccaccttcaGCCTCTCCGCAGGCCCCCGAGCCCGCGCCCTACGGCTTCGTCCTCTTCGACTACCTGGTGGGCAGCCGTGAGCAGGGGGCCGCGGGAGCCACTGACCCCCACAAGTAGAAGCGCCCAGCGGGTGCAGCTCCCCGTCAGCGGCCCCTCGCCAGCTCCCACCCCCGGCATTAAGAACGCCGAGGGAACCGCTCAGCGCTCCTGAAGGAGAACTGAAGGATTcgctgccctccagccctcccGTGTGGCCGCCATGGAGCCCAAATGGCTCTGGGCTGCCCCTGGGcctcccggggctgccccagccgCTCGGCTCCGTGCGCCCCGAATAAagctgctgcccccagctcctggctcccgGCGCCcctctccccgctccccgccgtCTGCTCCaggcccggggctgcccccgtcGTTCCGGGCCGGGGGCTCAGCCCTGGCGCAACCCCTCTGGGGACAGAGGCGACCTCCCCCTGCGGCACGGACACAGCTCCCTGCGGCTTCCCCGCTGCCACCCGGGGCAGGGCCGCACCGCAGGACCCCAGCGGGTCCCTGGGGGGCTCGAGCCCCACCGGGGGGTGCCCGCAGCCGGGTGCCCCcctgccgcccacccgtgggtgGCTGTGGGCGAGCACCCGCAGGTGCTGCAGATGATCGGGGCGGGCCCAGCCCGGTCCGCCACGGTCACACGGCACCGgcccaggccccccccccacgcagggcgggccgggggctgggagccccccgggacccggctcccccccccccgccccgcagccgccgcctcTTGCGCGACGCCCCCCGGCCGAGCCCCGGCGCGGTTTTGCGtagccccgcccctccccggccccgctccttATAtggcgcccggccccgccccctgcccgcccggccccgccccttCCCGGCCGCCCATTCGCGGTCCTGCGGCGCCCCCTGCCGGCGGCGCGGGGCAGTGCGGGGGGGCtgggccgcgccgccgcctcgggacccccggggccgccccccccgccccccccgccccccccgcggccccgcgcagCTGCTCCGCGCCCGCCGTGATCGATGGCCCCGACCCGGCCGGGACGCGGCGGCCCCGGGCAGCAGCTGGCGGCGCTGCCCCTCCGGGGGGCGGCAGGTGGCCGCGCCCAGCCCCCCGCACGTCCCAGCCCCCCCGGTCCCGGGTGGCCGGCGGGGGGGCCTCGGACCCCGCGTCCCCTCCCGGGGGGCCCCCgagcttggggggggggcgggggcgcaGAAGCCCCGCGGCCCGCAGCTGCCGGGGGCACGAGGACAAAGCGCagtggggacgggggggggggggcaccgtgGGGCCTCCCGGGAGGggctcctcccttccccccccacgCACCTGCTCGGCCCTGAACCGCAGCCACCggccctgcccccccccccccggccccccttgccccctcccgcccctgcccgggccccgcggcccccccccgggcaggggccgggcagggccgggccgggggggcggtGATGGATGGCCCGGCCCCAGCCTGGCAGCCGCGTTTTGTCTGCGGGGTGGGGGAGGAAAAGCGGAGAAAGGGAGGGGGCGAGAACAGAACGGAACGAAACGAACCGCGACAACAccgggccccggggggggggccgcggctcCGCAGCGTccccgccccggggctccccaGAGCCGCCCCCCCTGGGCCCATTTTTGCCGCCCGTTCCCCCCGcacgggcacggggctggccgagcccccccccagaggccccccccccggtcccgcTTTTGTCCCTCACGGCCTTTGCCAttttcctgcccccccccccggccgcgggAGATGCCCCGAGCACCCGGAggcccccggggcggggggcgcgggctcggtgccccccccccgcgaaGCTGTCGCCCCGGGGGGTGACAGACGTGTCCCCGGTGCGGCGGGCAGCTGTCGCCCCGCTCGGCGTCGTTTTAACGGGGAGATTTGGGGCCCCCGCGCAGCTGCGGCGCCTGCCCTAAAGGGCACCGACGGGGGAAACgtggccggggggggccggcgggggggcGCAGCTCGGGCAGACGCCAGCCCCGTGCCTTCGGCCGCCCCCACCGCCGGGAAGCTGCCCCCGAGAACCGGGCTGGGAgcggggagaggggctggggacgaGCGGGGGGGacccggggctgcggggactGGCGAGGGCCCCGCGGGGTGAGGGGGCGCTGGGGTCGGACCCCCCCCAGATGGCGCGGCCCCGGCGGTGCCGCCGCGCCCCCGCAGCGATGGAGCGAGCTGCTgcgggggggtcggggggggcaGCTCGGGGCAGGCCCCTGGCAGATGGGCGGCCCCGTAATTGTGATTAATTCCTCCCCGGCAGGGACGCGGAGCAGCAGCCGCGGAGGGGGAGGCggagcccggggggggcccggccctgccccgcgcCTTTGTGTGCCGGAGCCGCCGCgcgtccctccctcccccccccccgctccttTAATCCCCGTTAAAGCCCCGCGgtgccgccggccccggccccgccgctgccctgtgccccggccgcgggggggggtCAGGGGCCGGGGTCCCGCGGCGGCTAAGGGCGGCTAAAAGCGCTTTGTGAGCCGCGGAgacggcggggccggcccccggagcccccccgcgcagccccggcGGGCCGGGGGCACCCACGGCCCCCCCGGGAATTCCAACCACCGCTCGcggcccgcggcccccccgcaCCGGGCGGCAGGAACACCGAGCGGTGGCAGCTCAACGGGAAGGCGTTAACGGGAGGCACCGGCAGCGGGCCCTGAATCACCCCCGCGGCTCCGAGATTAAAATCGAAATTAAATCAGCAGCGGCCCCCCGAGGACGGGCGCTGGGCTCCGGGGTCAGCCTGGTGCcggccctgggctgggggctcctcttcccccccccccagcccgaGACCCCCAGGGGCGCAGTGAGACAGACACGGGGACGGGGCCTCAGCTTTATTGAGCAGCGCCCAGCCCGCGGCCACGGCACCGCCGGGGAGGGACAAGGGGAGCGGGGGCCCAGGAcccctcgggggggggggccaggaCCCCGCCCGCTCACAGCGAGACGCCCATCAGGTTCACCGGCCGCCCGCCGTAGCGCTTGGAGATGTCGGCCTCGATCTGCAGGACAGAGGCCGGGtgagggggggcgggggggcagccgggggcagccccgctccgTCCCtcaccagctgctggagctcccTGGTCCCCTCCAGCAGGCGGTCCAGCTTGGGCTCCAGGGCGCCCTGCTCCGCCAGCGCCTCCCGCCGCTTCTGGCTCAGCGCCTCCCTcttggccagcagcagctccgcCTGCTTCAGCTTCTGCCGCAGCAGCTCGCTGACGCGGTCCACGTACCTGCGGGGGGGGAGAGGCAGCCCCTCCGTcacccccgctgcccccggggcgcccccaccccgctgcccccggccccgacccccagctcccccccgtgcccccgctgcccccggccccgacccccagccccccccgtgcccccgctGAGGCGACCTGGGGGAGGCGAGGATGGTGAAGAGGTGCTGCATGCGCCGGGCGCCCAGCTGGCCCAGCAGCGCCCGGGTGCTGGCCAGCAGGGAGCCCACGCGGGCGCTGGTCTGGCCCTGCAGCGCGGCAGGggccagctggaactggctggCGGCCAGGACGTCGgcctcctcctccatctccaCCAGGCGCTGCGCCAGGAACAGCTCCAGCTGCGGGGACAGCGCCGCTGGGGGGGGCGGCCAGCACCCCACCCCGCGTGGGGACGGCGCCCGAGCCGCCCCGGCCCTGCCCACCTCCATGAGCTCGTCGATGAACTGGTTCCGCGTCTCGGCGTGCTCCAGCAGCGTCAGGGCCTCAGAGCCGCGAGCGACCCCCTCAGGCGCTGGGGGGGGAGCGGAGAAGGGAGGTCCGCGGCTCCGACGGCGCCGTtgtgccccctgccccgctcccaccTTCGGCTCTGCACCCGGGGCACTGCACGCAGGGGGGGCAGGGACCCCCACGCCCCCTCGTGGCCGTGCTCACCCTCGGTGCCAGCCTCCAACACCGAGATCCGGGCCCCGTCACTTTCGCCGTCACCCCAGTCAATGCCATCGTCCTGCTGCAAAACAGAGGGCACCCAGTGAGGGGGGCACCCAGTGAGGGGGGCACCCAGTGAGGGGGGCACCCAGTGAGGGGGGCACCCACAACCCCCCCggtgccccagcagggccagagCTCGTGCCCAGATGTCACCTGGGGGCTGGGCTCCAGCGTGATGCCCCAGTCGATCTCATCCTGCGCTCCCCCGCCGGCAGCGGCGCCGTCGCTTGCCCTGCTGGGCTCCAGCGTGAAGTCTCCCCAGTCGATCTGTGGCAAGAAGGGCAACGACCCCCTGAGCCCCCCCGAGCCGTCCTGCCCGTTCCCAGCCGGGAGCCTCCCCCGTttctgctggaggaggctgccccacagcccccactGTCCCCTGGCCCCGAGACAGCCCTGCTCCTGAGACAGCCCTGGTCCTGCCGCTGCACCCTCCCAGCAGGATCAGACGCTGCGGGAAGGCAGCGGGAACGCTGGGGAGAGGCAGATCTCTGCTGGGAGACGCTCACCTCCCCAGCCCGCTGCAGCACAGacccacagcccccagcaccacagGGCCGGCTCGTACCGCGTCCTCCTTCGGCTGCTCCGGCACCTCCTGCACCTCCGGCCGCTCCACCCGCACGGGCTCGAGCCCCGTCCTCCACTCGTAGACGGTGGTGTTGCCTCTCCTCCCCACGTGCCGCAGCAGGGGCAGCACTGGCTCTGCCGAGCTGGTGGGCGCCGCGGGGACTTCGGTGTCaggtgcagggcagggagccccCGATGTCCCCCGCCCCAGCAGGGTCCCACCGGGAGACACCCCCGGGTGTCCTGCCCCCGCGCCCACCTCTCGCACACGAACTCCACGCAGGCCTCGTACAGCTCGATGGCCTCGGTGAGCGCGCCGGCTCCTGCCCCGACCCCGGAGAGCAGCGAGGGCAGCTCCT contains these protein-coding regions:
- the CDK5RAP3 gene encoding CDK5 regulatory subunit-associated protein 3 isoform X2 produces the protein MQAPPQDYRDVPIDIQTSKLLDWLLDRRHCGRRWQAQARAVRQRMEAALRDMPEHPEIRRLLAGTALHYFHCLRIVEILRGTEASTRNLFGRYSSQRMKDWQEIVALYEKENTYLAELASLLVRSVSYEAPALRKQISRCQQAQQDFARREEECQLAAAELRERFYASCKQYGITGDNVRQELLALVKELPSLLSGVGAGAGALTEAIELYEACVEFVCESSAEPVLPLLRHVGRRGNTTVYEWRTGLEPVRVERPEVQEVPEQPKEDAIDWGDFTLEPSRASDGAAAGGGAQDEIDWGITLEPSPQQDDGIDWGDGESDGARISVLEAGTEAPEGVARGSEALTLLEHAETRNQFIDELMEVGRAGAARAPSPRGVGCWPPPPAALSPQLELFLAQRLVEMEEEADVLAASQFQLAPAALQGQTSARVGSLLASTRALLGQLGARRMQHLFTILASPRYVDRVSELLRQKLKQAELLLAKREALSQKRREALAEQGALEPKLDRLLEGTRELQQLIEADISKRYGGRPVNLMGVSL
- the CDK5RAP3 gene encoding CDK5 regulatory subunit-associated protein 3 isoform X5; the encoded protein is MEAALRDMPEHPEIRRLLAGTALHYFHCLRIVEILRGTEASTRNLFGRYSSQRMKVSGRRHRDGAAAASRSLPPPPALPPPALPPPPLPPLQDWQEIVALYEKENTYLAELASLLVRSVSYEAPALRKQISRCQQAQQDFARREEECQLAAAELRERFYASCKQYGITGDNVRQELLALVKELPSLLSGVGAGAGALTEAIELYEACVEFVCESSAEPVLPLLRHVGRRGNTTVYEWRTGLEPVRVERPEVQEVPEQPKEDAIDWGDFTLEPSRASDGAAAGGGAQDEIDWGITLEPSPQDDGIDWGDGESDGARISVLEAGTEAPEGVARGSEALTLLEHAETRNQFIDELMELELFLAQRLVEMEEEADVLAASQFQLAPAALQGQTSARVGSLLASTRALLGQLGARRMQHLFTILASPRYVDRVSELLRQKLKQAELLLAKREALSQKRREALAEQGALEPKLDRLLEGTRELQQLIEADISKRYGGRPVNLMGVSL
- the CDK5RAP3 gene encoding CDK5 regulatory subunit-associated protein 3 isoform X1, translated to MQAPPQDYRDVPIDIQTSKLLDWLLDRRHCGRRWQAQARAVRQRMEAALRDMPEHPEIRRLLAGTALHYFHCLRIVEILRGTEASTRNLFGRYSSQRMKVSGRRHRDGAAAASRSLPPPPALPPPALPPPPLPPLQDWQEIVALYEKENTYLAELASLLVRSVSYEAPALRKQISRCQQAQQDFARREEECQLAAAELRERFYASCKQYGITGDNVRQELLALVKELPSLLSGVGAGAGALTEAIELYEACVEFVCESSAEPVLPLLRHVGRRGNTTVYEWRTGLEPVRVERPEVQEVPEQPKEDAIDWGDFTLEPSRASDGAAAGGGAQDEIDWGITLEPSPQQDDGIDWGDGESDGARISVLEAGTEAPEGVARGSEALTLLEHAETRNQFIDELMELELFLAQRLVEMEEEADVLAASQFQLAPAALQGQTSARVGSLLASTRALLGQLGARRMQHLFTILASPRYVDRVSELLRQKLKQAELLLAKREALSQKRREALAEQGALEPKLDRLLEGTRELQQLIEADISKRYGGRPVNLMGVSL
- the COPZ2 gene encoding coatomer subunit zeta-2, encoding MEPTGLPEPSLYTVKALLILDSRGQRLLAKYYDSSFPTAQEQAAFESSIFSKTCGAGGEIACLEGLTVVYRSSSDLLFYVVGGPQENELMLSAVLGCLCDALGLVLRKDLEKRWLLENLDGAFLVVDEIVDRGVILESDPQRVLQRLGPRAPEPAPYGFVLFDYLVGSREQGAAGATDPHK
- the CDK5RAP3 gene encoding CDK5 regulatory subunit-associated protein 3 isoform X4, giving the protein MQAPPQDYRDVPIDIQTSKLLDWLLDRRHCGRRWQAQARAVRQRMEAALRDMPEHPEIRRLLAGTALHYFHCLRIVEILRGTEASTRNLFGRYSSQRMKDWQEIVALYEKENTYLAELASLLVRSVSYEAPALRKQISRCQQAQQDFARREEECQLAAAELRERFYASCKQYGITGDNVRQELLALVKELPSLLSGVGAGAGALTEAIELYEACVEFVCESSAEPVLPLLRHVGRRGNTTVYEWRTGLEPVRVERPEVQEVPEQPKEDAIDWGDFTLEPSRASDGAAAGGGAQDEIDWGITLEPSPQDDGIDWGDGESDGARISVLEAGTEAPEGVARGSEALTLLEHAETRNQFIDELMELELFLAQRLVEMEEEADVLAASQFQLAPAALQGQTSARVGSLLASTRALLGQLGARRMQHLFTILASPRYVDRVSELLRQKLKQAELLLAKREALSQKRREALAEQGALEPKLDRLLEGTRELQQLIEADISKRYGGRPVNLMGVSL
- the CDK5RAP3 gene encoding CDK5 regulatory subunit-associated protein 3 isoform X3 — encoded protein: MQAPPQDYRDVPIDIQTSKLLDWLLDRRHCGRRWQAQARAVRQRMEAALRDMPEHPEIRRLLAGTALHYFHCLRIVEILRGTEASTRNLFGRYSSQRMKDWQEIVALYEKENTYLAELASLLVRSVSYEAPALRKQISRCQQAQQDFARREEECQLAAAELRERFYASCKQYGITGDNVRQELLALVKELPSLLSGVGAGAGALTEAIELYEACVEFVCESSAEPVLPLLRHVGRRGNTTVYEWRTGLEPVRVERPEVQEVPEQPKEDAIDWGDFTLEPSRASDGAAAGGGAQDEIDWGITLEPSPQQDDGIDWGDGESDGARISVLEAGTEAPEGVARGSEALTLLEHAETRNQFIDELMELELFLAQRLVEMEEEADVLAASQFQLAPAALQGQTSARVGSLLASTRALLGQLGARRMQHLFTILASPRYVDRVSELLRQKLKQAELLLAKREALSQKRREALAEQGALEPKLDRLLEGTRELQQLIEADISKRYGGRPVNLMGVSL